Genomic DNA from Streptomyces sp. GS7:
GGCGACCGCATACGCCTCGTCGTCGAGGTCGGATATCTGCTCGCCTGCCGCCTCCAGCGCTTCCCGGACACGTTCCAGTGCGCCTTGCTCGGGGTGGAGGAGGTGATCGACCGCCTGTAGGAGTTCGGCACCGTTCTCGACGGCCCTGATCTGGTCGGTGAGGCGCAGGATTTCAGCTCCGGCCGTGTAGGGCCCGAGGAGGTTTGCTGGGGCGGTCGACCTGTTGGTGTCGAGTGAGGGGTCGAGATCGACGGTGTAGCGGGCGGCGCGGAGCATCTCGGTTGCGTGGGTGGCGATGGCAGAACGGTCGGCGGTCGGGGTAGTGGTGGGAAGGCGGTGGCGTCGGCCGTACCAGTCCTGGATCTGCTGGAAACCGGCGTGCTTGAGGAGCGTGGCGGACAGGTCGTCGTTGGCGCCCTTCGCCGAGACGCTGCCGCTGGGCTCGGTGGTGATGATGATGGAGGGGGAAGGCACGAGGGTCTCCTGGGCACGGAAGGTCGGGTGGGGAGCTGAGGGAAGGTGGCCGAGGTCGGTCGCGATGCGCCGGCATTCCTGTTGCAGGCGGAAGGTGTCCCGGTAGGGGTTGTGGATGCCGCCGTCCTCGCGGACTCGGGTCGCCACGACGACCACCTGGCGGGCCTGGTTGCGCAGGGCGATCCACCGGCAAGCATCCGGATCGCCCGCCGGGGCGATCCCGGTCGCCGCGACCACCCGGCGGGCCACATTGGCCCACTGCACGTCGGTCAGGTCGGGATCGCGGGAGTCGGAGTGGACCGAGCAGAACCACACCGGCCGCTGCGGGGCCCTTTGCCCCAGTCGTTCGACGGGAGCGTCGAGCGGCTGGGCCAAATACGGCAGGGCGTCGTAGCGGGCGAGCATCTCGATCGGGGCACCGTGGCAGTCACCGTCGATCACGCGGGGGTCGACGTGCTCGCCCATCCCGAGCTGCCGGGTGAGCAGACCGATGGTGTGCTGGGTGCGCTGCAGGTACGCGATCACGACGTTGACCTCGTTGGAGAGTGGCGGCAACGGCCCTGGGGCTCGGGCTGTCAGGGGTTGAGGATCCGCAGATTTCGCGACTTGGCCCGGCCGGAGATGTCTGGTATACGCTGCGGTTTACCTGGCTCGTCGAGGCGAAGTTCGCGCAGGCGGAGCGGGCGAAGTAGGCGGCGTTGTGCAGCCGGGCCAGCGGCTGTCCTGGCGGATGACGGTGGCGACGATGTCGAGTCCGTTGGCTTGGGTGCGCAGGGCGGCCCACCCTTCGGGAAGCCGTGGGACGGCTCTTCACCGGACAGCCGACCCGCACCGACGGCAAGCTCACCAAGAACAACCTCTGGCGCGAGGCCGACGTCAACCGGACCACCATGAACCGCGCGCCGCGCGCCCTCGCCGAGTGGGACAGCCGCATCAGCCAAGGCCCGGCGAGCCAGCGCGACCAGAAGCAGACCGAGGAGATCACCCTCCCCCGCCGTCAGCTCAACAACTGCCACGAGCGACAGCGGCTCCAGGATCAGGTTGACGCCGCGGCCACCGTCATCGCCGTCCTGCTCGCCGAGAACACGGCTCTCCGCGAGCAGCTCACCAAACGGTCAGCGGTCCTCATCCCCCTCGACCGCGCACACGCCACACGCGAGTGATCACCCGTAGTCTGTTGTTGGCAACGCGCCACCCAGGTCGATGCCAGGGGCACCGCGGCAACGGCCGCCCCTGGTTAAGAAAATCCATGGGCGCGGTGATGGCGGAGTCGACCGACATGTCCCAGGTGACCAGCCCGGCGGCGTCGGCTCGGACCTGGAGCGTGGTCAAGATTGCGTACCAGACCCCGTCGAGCTGCCAGCGGCGATAGAGCCAGTACACGCACCGCCAGGGTCCGTAGTACGGCTGAACGTTCTGCCACGGCACCCCGGTCCGGGTGCGCCACCGAATCCCGTCGATCAGCCGCCGCTTGGTGTGCTTCGGTGGGCGACCAGGCCCTTTGCCGCGCGGCAACAGCGGCTTGAGCACCGCCCACTGGGCGTCAGTCAATTCGTGAAGGGCGAAAGCCGGTAGCGTCTCCTGGAGAGGTCCCTGGTACTGATTGGCGCCTACTCTCGCTGGATGAACTGGACCTGGGATACTGGGTCGTGGACCGACTCCGAAATGTCAGCCCAGGGGCGCGATCTCGAAGCAGTGTCGATTAGGAGGCACGACATGGCCAGGATCGCCTACGACGACCAGACCGCGGCAGCGTACAAGGATCCCAGCCTGCCTTCCTTTTCAAACGCACCCCGGTACTCCAGCTGCAGTTCACTGCACTCCAAAAGACGTCCCTGACCAGCGGCAATAGCGAACTGCAACTGGAGTTCTAAGCTGAATTGGAAGCCCGGATGGTGAGATGCACCTGCAGGGCGCCGGCCCACGCGAGGGTCGATCCGAAGAGGTGGAGCACCACGGCTAGTGTCGGCAAGCTCGTCAGTGACTGCACCATTCCGACAGCCCCCTGTGCCAGGACCACAGCGAGGAAGAAAACCGTCTTCTGGCGGGCCCGGCCAGGGTTGTCGTTGGGGAGGGCGGAGAGGATGAACCCGGCGATGCCGAGGGTCGCCACGGCTAGCGTTCCGTGAAGGCTTGTGATGAGCGACCAGTCGAAGGGCATGCGCTGTACACCGGAGGAGTCGCCCGCGTGCGGGCCGGACCCCGTGGCGAGCGTTCCCACCACGACCAGCAGGGCGGTCACGGCGAGCAGTACGGCCGAGGCGGCGCGGCAGCGCGGCGGCAGTGGCATCGACTCTCGCGGTTCCAATCTGGTTGGACCGTGGTTTCGGGCTCGCTCCCAGGTGATCACTGCGGTCGAGAGCAGCAGCATCGCGGCGAGAAAGTGCGCGGCGACGATGTACGGGCTCAGTCGCATCCACACGGTGATCCCGCCGACCACTGCGTTCAGGATGACGACCCAGAACTGTGCCCAAGAACCGCGAAGCACCGGAGGCATGGGATTCTTCTGTAGTCGGGCTGTGATGATGGCCCAGCCCACGACCACGCAGAGGACACCGGTGAAAAGCCGGTTGCTGAACTCGATCGCGCCGTGTAATCCCATCTGCGCGGTGGGGGCCAACGTGTCAGCCGTGCACATTGGCCAGTCTGGGCAGCCCAGTCCGGAGCCCGTAAGGCGGACGATGCCGCCAGTTACGACGATCGCGATGCTCGCCACGACCGATGCCAGCGACGCAAGTCGGACACTCTTCGGTTCGAGTGAGTATCTACCGGCAAGCCAGGAGAGCGGTGTCTGCATGATTGGCCTTCCCTGATTCGCTAGGTGACTCGGCGCGTCCACCGTGTGCCGCGTGTTCCCGGTGCGCCGGATGGGGCATCGCCAGCCGGAAAAGGGCGAGTTCGGCTGCAAGCCGATGGCGGAAGCCGGTGGCGTTGT
This window encodes:
- a CDS encoding transposase gives rise to the protein MTDAQWAVLKPLLPRGKGPGRPPKHTKRRLIDGIRWRTRTGVPWQNVQPYYGPWRCVYWLYRRWQLDGVWYAILTTLQVRADAAGLVTWDMSVDSAITAPMDFLNQGRPLPRCPWHRPGWRVANNRLRVITRVWRVRGRGG
- a CDS encoding COX15/CtaA family protein produces the protein MQTPLSWLAGRYSLEPKSVRLASLASVVASIAIVVTGGIVRLTGSGLGCPDWPMCTADTLAPTAQMGLHGAIEFSNRLFTGVLCVVVGWAIITARLQKNPMPPVLRGSWAQFWVVILNAVVGGITVWMRLSPYIVAAHFLAAMLLLSTAVITWERARNHGPTRLEPRESMPLPPRCRAASAVLLAVTALLVVVGTLATGSGPHAGDSSGVQRMPFDWSLITSLHGTLAVATLGIAGFILSALPNDNPGRARQKTVFFLAVVLAQGAVGMVQSLTSLPTLAVVLHLFGSTLAWAGALQVHLTIRASNSA